In Desulfatiglans sp., a single genomic region encodes these proteins:
- a CDS encoding UDP-3-O-acyl-N-acetylglucosamine deacetylase, which translates to MISCTGIGLHSGEKVHMTIKPAPVDNGIRFIRKDIAGQCEIKAQSESVINTTLCTVIGNNGSHISTIEHLMGAFFGFGIDNAIIEIDGPEVPIMDGSAAPFIFLLKSAGIKVQKKPREFIVVKKTLHVKEGNKSITIKPSKELKISYTIDFHHPLISNQQFDFTFSGRGFIDEISRARTFGFLKDIEMLRQAGLARGGSLDNAIVIDDFRVLNEEGLRYNNEFVRHKILDFMGDISVMGAPIIGHFIVDKSGHSLNHAMLKELSSDKKYFKRITPGEPREGAREGFTIPSFGPMEPLPA; encoded by the coding sequence ATGATAAGTTGTACAGGGATCGGGCTTCACTCAGGCGAAAAGGTCCACATGACCATCAAGCCCGCCCCGGTTGATAACGGTATCAGATTTATCAGAAAAGATATTGCAGGGCAATGTGAGATAAAGGCACAATCTGAGAGTGTTATCAATACCACATTATGCACTGTAATTGGAAATAACGGCTCTCACATATCTACCATTGAGCACCTGATGGGCGCATTTTTCGGTTTTGGCATAGACAATGCCATTATCGAAATAGATGGCCCGGAGGTTCCTATCATGGATGGAAGCGCTGCACCCTTTATCTTCTTATTAAAAAGCGCAGGCATCAAGGTTCAGAAAAAACCCAGGGAATTTATTGTTGTAAAAAAGACACTCCATGTGAAGGAAGGAAATAAATCTATAACAATAAAGCCATCAAAGGAATTGAAGATATCCTATACCATAGATTTTCACCATCCCCTTATCAGCAACCAGCAGTTTGATTTTACCTTTTCTGGCAGAGGCTTTATCGATGAGATCAGCAGGGCACGTACATTCGGTTTTTTAAAGGATATCGAGATGCTAAGGCAGGCAGGCCTTGCCAGGGGGGGCTCCCTTGATAACGCCATTGTGATAGATGACTTCAGGGTCTTGAATGAAGAGGGGCTTAGATATAATAATGAGTTTGTAAGGCACAAGATACTTGATTTTATGGGTGACATTTCGGTGATGGGCGCCCCTATAATCGGACATTTTATTGTCGATAAATCAGGTCATTCCCTTAATCACGCCATGCTGAAGGAACTCTCTTCAGATAAAAAATATTTTAAAAGGATAACTCCTGGTGAACCCCGTGAGGGTGCAAGGGAGGGCTTTACTATTCCCTCCTTCGGACCTATGGAGCCTTTGCCTGCTTGA
- a CDS encoding Trm112 family protein has product MSLSKELLEILACPKCKGEVYLNDKGDGLICDKCRLLYEIKDDIPIMLIDEAKPF; this is encoded by the coding sequence ATGAGCCTGAGCAAAGAATTACTTGAAATACTCGCATGCCCCAAATGCAAGGGGGAGGTATACCTTAATGATAAAGGGGACGGGCTAATATGTGACAAATGCAGGCTCCTCTATGAGATAAAAGATGACATACCAATCATGCTTATCGATGAGGCAAAACCTTTTTAA
- a CDS encoding copper-translocating P-type ATPase, with protein sequence MTETKITLPITGMTCVNCAMNIERALKKKVQGVTGVSVNFATERAEVTFDQATTDIQTIVAAIEKAGYGAIIPVDDMEDEETAVREKDSQDQKKKFIIGLIFTCPLFIISMARDFGLTGPWSHASWVNWLFFCLATPVQFYTGYDYYVGGWKGVINKSANMDLLVALGSSAAYFYSIILLFFPDHGHHVYFETSAVIITLIRLGKMLEAKTKGKTGGAIRKLLMLRPKRATITKDGVEREVAISEIHTGDMIVVHPGENLPVDGIITEGESAVDESMLTGEPLPVDKKIGEKVTGGTINQEGRLIFRATAVGKETVLSRIVKMVQDAQGSRAPIQAITDRVAAVFVPVIIILAIIAFVLWWVMGGDFVSAMIRMVAVLVIACPCALGLATPTAIVAGTGKGAEKGILFKTGVALEQVSKSDAIVLDKTGTVTTGKPTVTSVISLDNNLSGDHILKLAASVEQGSEHPLGKALVNEAKNRGLTLSPPVSFRAHGGAGVQADIEGAKVYAGKPEWFTGHGINIEGARASVSALQEKGNTVILVGTERIKGLIALSDTIKPEAKDAVSGLKQMGIKVIMLTGDNHKTASSIALMAGIDEVIAEVMPEEKANKIKDLKGKGFKVGMVGDGINDAPALAQADVGIAIGTGTDIAIESADIILSGGDLRGIPAAIKLSRRTMGVIKQNLFWAFFYNVALIPVAAGALYPFEFLPIFLRQLHPILAALAMAMSSITVVSNSLRLYRSK encoded by the coding sequence ATGACCGAAACAAAGATCACTCTCCCAATAACCGGTATGACCTGTGTAAACTGCGCCATGAATATTGAGCGTGCACTCAAAAAAAAGGTGCAGGGGGTTACAGGTGTATCTGTAAATTTTGCTACTGAACGGGCAGAGGTTACCTTTGATCAAGCAACAACAGATATTCAAACCATTGTCGCTGCAATAGAAAAGGCAGGCTATGGCGCCATAATACCTGTTGATGATATGGAGGATGAGGAGACAGCCGTCCGTGAGAAGGATTCACAGGATCAGAAAAAGAAGTTTATTATCGGGCTCATCTTTACCTGCCCGCTCTTTATCATCAGCATGGCAAGGGACTTCGGGCTTACAGGCCCATGGAGCCATGCATCATGGGTGAACTGGCTCTTTTTTTGCCTTGCCACACCTGTTCAGTTTTATACTGGTTATGATTACTATGTGGGAGGGTGGAAGGGTGTCATTAATAAAAGCGCAAACATGGATCTGCTTGTGGCGCTCGGCTCATCAGCGGCCTATTTTTACTCCATCATACTCCTTTTTTTCCCTGATCATGGTCACCATGTTTATTTTGAGACATCAGCAGTCATAATTACCCTTATCAGGCTGGGCAAGATGCTTGAGGCAAAAACAAAAGGGAAGACCGGCGGGGCGATCAGGAAACTCCTTATGCTCAGACCAAAGAGGGCTACCATCACTAAGGATGGCGTGGAGAGAGAGGTTGCCATCTCTGAAATCCATACAGGCGATATGATAGTTGTTCATCCGGGTGAAAATCTCCCTGTTGATGGTATTATAACAGAAGGGGAATCCGCTGTTGATGAATCCATGCTCACAGGTGAACCTTTGCCCGTGGATAAAAAGATAGGAGAAAAAGTAACTGGCGGCACAATCAACCAGGAGGGAAGGCTCATATTCAGGGCAACCGCAGTTGGAAAGGAGACTGTTCTTTCAAGGATAGTAAAGATGGTGCAGGATGCACAGGGGAGCCGCGCTCCCATACAGGCCATCACAGACAGGGTGGCCGCCGTTTTTGTACCTGTTATTATCATCCTCGCCATTATTGCCTTTGTGTTATGGTGGGTAATGGGTGGGGATTTTGTTTCTGCCATGATAAGGATGGTGGCTGTGCTGGTGATAGCATGCCCGTGCGCACTTGGACTTGCCACCCCGACCGCCATTGTGGCAGGCACAGGAAAGGGTGCGGAAAAGGGTATCCTGTTTAAGACAGGTGTGGCCCTTGAGCAGGTTTCAAAGAGCGATGCGATAGTACTTGATAAAACAGGCACTGTTACCACTGGTAAACCAACAGTAACATCGGTCATATCCCTTGATAATAATCTATCCGGGGATCACATCCTCAAACTCGCTGCATCTGTTGAGCAGGGATCAGAACACCCTTTAGGAAAGGCCCTCGTGAATGAGGCCAAAAACCGTGGTTTAACACTCTCTCCCCCTGTTTCATTCAGGGCGCATGGCGGCGCAGGTGTTCAGGCGGATATAGAAGGTGCAAAGGTCTATGCAGGCAAACCTGAGTGGTTTACAGGGCATGGCATCAATATAGAAGGGGCAAGGGCATCTGTTTCTGCGCTTCAGGAAAAGGGGAACACTGTTATACTTGTTGGAACAGAGAGGATAAAGGGTCTTATTGCCCTTTCTGATACAATAAAACCAGAGGCCAAAGATGCAGTATCAGGGTTGAAACAGATGGGCATAAAAGTAATTATGCTTACAGGTGATAATCATAAAACCGCGAGTTCAATTGCATTAATGGCAGGCATAGATGAGGTTATCGCAGAGGTAATGCCGGAAGAAAAGGCAAATAAAATAAAGGATCTTAAAGGAAAAGGGTTTAAGGTGGGCATGGTTGGTGATGGGATCAATGATGCCCCCGCACTTGCACAGGCGGATGTTGGGATTGCCATAGGCACAGGGACAGATATTGCAATAGAGTCAGCAGACATAATACTTTCAGGCGGCGACCTGAGGGGAATACCAGCGGCTATCAAGCTCAGCAGGCGAACAATGGGTGTAATAAAGCAGAACCTCTTCTGGGCCTTCTTCTATAATGTGGCGCTCATACCTGTTGCAGCAGGGGCCTTATATCCGTTTGAATTTTTACCCATCTTCCTGCGGCAACTTCATCCCATACTGGCAGCGCTGGCAATGGCCATGAGCAGCATTACGGTTGTATCAAACAGTTTAAGACTGTACAGGTCAAAATAA
- a CDS encoding CoA pyrophosphatase → MKINLAEKIQKALNRRRHGEVPNKNGCLIHAAVLIPLLKTESGYEVLFTERTHLVEHHKGQISFPGGAVEDIDRDYEETALRETFEEIGVSPGDVKVLGRLDDELTVASNFIVHPFVGKIPYPYEFIINREEVERVITVPVELFFHENAHLHPRSIDFDTFTYEGPAYRYEDITIWGATAIIMHKFMGLINGNLSLPDNY, encoded by the coding sequence ATGAAGATAAACCTGGCAGAGAAGATACAAAAAGCGCTAAACAGGAGAAGGCATGGAGAGGTGCCAAATAAAAATGGTTGTCTTATCCACGCGGCGGTTCTTATCCCCCTGCTTAAAACTGAAAGCGGCTATGAGGTGCTATTCACCGAAAGGACGCACTTGGTGGAACATCATAAGGGGCAGATATCCTTTCCGGGTGGCGCTGTTGAGGATATTGACAGGGATTATGAGGAGACCGCTCTGCGGGAAACGTTTGAAGAGATAGGCGTTTCGCCTGGTGATGTAAAGGTGCTGGGTAGACTGGATGATGAGCTGACTGTGGCCTCTAACTTTATTGTCCACCCCTTTGTGGGCAAAATTCCATATCCATATGAATTTATAATCAACAGGGAAGAGGTGGAGAGGGTAATTACTGTACCAGTTGAACTCTTTTTTCATGAGAACGCCCACCTGCATCCCAGGTCAATTGATTTTGATACCTTTACCTATGAAGGCCCTGCATACAGGTATGAAGACATCACCATATGGGGGGCAACAGCAATAATAATGCATAAATTCATGGGGCTTATAAACGGAAATTTAAGCTTGCCTGATAATTACTAA
- a CDS encoding D-alanine--D-alanine ligase, translating to MKVGLTYDLKEYYLAHGMSKEDAAEFDSPDTIEGIDGSLKNLGFETDRIGNIFELTQRLVAGDRWEMVFNIAEGIKGFAREAQIPALLDAYDIPYTFSDPMVLALTLHKGMTKHVIRDIGIPTPAFQVINTLAELENCTMAFPLFAKPVAEGTGKGIGPDSKIKDRKGLYDACRWILDTFKQPAILEAFLPGREFTVGITGTGEKASSTGVMEVILNKDKGAEPDSYSYANKQYFENRVEYKAVNDPEAMKAVETSLAAWRGLGCRDGGRIDLRSDKEGVPNFLEVNPLAGLNPAISDLPILCRLNGISYQELIKRITDSAVERINKSTNRI from the coding sequence ATGAAGGTAGGTTTAACCTATGATTTAAAGGAATATTACCTGGCACACGGCATGAGCAAAGAGGATGCAGCCGAGTTTGATTCGCCTGATACCATAGAAGGGATTGACGGCTCTTTAAAAAACCTCGGGTTTGAGACAGACCGGATAGGCAACATATTTGAGCTTACCCAGCGGCTTGTGGCTGGTGACCGCTGGGAGATGGTTTTTAATATAGCTGAAGGGATAAAGGGTTTTGCAAGAGAGGCCCAGATCCCTGCCCTGCTGGATGCCTACGATATCCCCTACACCTTTTCTGATCCAATGGTGCTTGCGCTTACCCTTCACAAGGGGATGACCAAGCATGTTATCAGGGATATAGGCATACCCACACCTGCTTTTCAGGTTATCAACACCTTAGCCGAACTTGAGAATTGCACTATGGCCTTTCCCCTTTTTGCAAAACCTGTTGCAGAGGGGACAGGCAAGGGCATAGGGCCTGATTCAAAGATTAAAGATAGAAAAGGGCTCTATGATGCATGCAGATGGATACTTGATACCTTTAAACAGCCGGCCATCCTTGAGGCATTTCTCCCTGGGAGGGAGTTCACGGTGGGCATCACGGGCACAGGTGAAAAGGCATCCTCTACAGGGGTAATGGAGGTTATCCTGAACAAGGATAAAGGGGCGGAGCCTGATTCATACTCATACGCAAACAAACAGTATTTTGAAAACAGGGTGGAATACAAGGCGGTAAATGACCCGGAGGCCATGAAGGCGGTTGAAACCTCCCTTGCGGCATGGCGGGGCCTGGGTTGCCGCGACGGTGGCCGTATTGACCTGAGGTCAGATAAAGAGGGTGTGCCCAATTTTTTAGAGGTAAACCCCCTTGCAGGGCTTAACCCTGCAATATCAGACCTCCCCATACTCTGCAGGCTAAATGGCATCAGTTACCAGGAGCTTATAAAACGTATTACTGATTCTGCGGTCGAGAGAATAAACAAAAGCACAAATCGAATATGA
- a CDS encoding transglycosylase, whose amino-acid sequence MDIASFEQAVSNNLRYLKRLPEERTFRFGTEIYSRNHMIESQDTLLGLIKTIKDPGRLRNEIKKQFNLYRAAGRLTSKKVLFTGYFEPIYDARKSPDDVYKYPVYRMPDDLIKIELSLFREKYKGESIIARIQGKEVLPYYSRMEIEDKNRLMDRSLEIAWLKDPVDVAFLHIQGSGRLRLDDGTFIPVGYESSNGRGYRSIGKYLIDKGYLTREETTMQSIRRLLAERPEIVNDTLNYNDSYIFFRELKEGPLGNIGVPLTPGRSIALDSRLFPRGALCFVKSEKPVENSRGEIERWQKFSRFMVNQDTGGAITGAGRADIFWGSGAYAELAAGHMKHEGELYILIKR is encoded by the coding sequence ATGGACATTGCCTCTTTTGAGCAGGCAGTATCAAATAACCTCAGGTACCTGAAAAGGCTTCCAGAGGAGAGGACATTCAGGTTTGGCACAGAGATATACAGCAGGAATCACATGATAGAAAGCCAGGACACCCTGCTCGGTCTTATTAAAACTATAAAAGACCCTGGCAGGCTCAGGAATGAGATAAAGAAACAGTTCAACCTTTACAGGGCCGCCGGCAGGCTAACCAGCAAAAAGGTGCTCTTCACAGGGTATTTTGAACCCATATATGATGCAAGAAAGTCCCCGGATGATGTGTATAAATACCCTGTATACCGCATGCCTGATGATCTTATAAAGATAGAGCTCTCCCTTTTTAGAGAAAAATACAAGGGCGAAAGCATTATAGCAAGGATTCAGGGAAAAGAGGTGCTGCCCTATTACTCCAGGATGGAGATAGAGGATAAAAACAGGCTCATGGATAGAAGCCTGGAGATAGCATGGCTTAAAGACCCTGTTGATGTTGCATTCCTCCATATACAGGGGTCAGGCCGGCTCAGGCTTGACGACGGGACATTTATCCCTGTGGGGTATGAATCATCAAACGGCAGGGGTTACAGGAGCATAGGTAAATACCTAATTGACAAGGGGTATCTTACAAGGGAAGAGACTACCATGCAAAGCATCCGCAGGCTTTTGGCAGAGAGGCCTGAGATAGTTAATGATACCCTTAACTATAATGATTCATATATCTTTTTCCGTGAGCTCAAGGAGGGTCCGCTGGGGAATATAGGTGTCCCTCTTACCCCCGGAAGGTCTATTGCACTTGACTCAAGGCTATTTCCAAGGGGGGCGCTCTGTTTTGTAAAGAGTGAAAAGCCTGTTGAAAACAGCAGGGGAGAGATAGAGCGCTGGCAAAAGTTTTCAAGGTTTATGGTCAACCAGGATACGGGCGGGGCCATAACAGGGGCCGGCAGGGCAGATATCTTCTGGGGAAGCGGGGCATATGCAGAACTTGCTGCTGGCCACATGAAACATGAGGGAGAACTCTATATCCTTATAAAGAGGTAA
- a CDS encoding KamA family radical SAM protein, whose translation MKFDTVITEDFEPPSIGVMPVSPETKALHSKTKVTTLRRVYSSPKFKTGQKTTLFRKKYFPEASPVEWNNWQWQLRNRIRDLDSLKQIIHLSDDEIKAIGLSENGLPLNITPYYASLIDRDNSNHPIRKAIVPVTAESILSYGEDEDPLHEDSDSPLHGLVHRYPDRVLFLVTDFCSSYCRYCTRSRMVGMSQCPVSDRTRWEKAINYISENRSVRDVLLSGGDPLTLSDESLEWLLSNLRKIEHVEMIRIGTKVPVVLPQRITPSLTRMLKKYHPLWMSIHFTHPEELTPETAQACERLADAGIPLGSQTVLLSGINDNVETIKSLVHGLLKIRVKPYYLYQCDPIPGSGHVRTSVEKGLEIINGLRGHTTGYAIPSYVIDAPGGGGKIPLLPDYITGRDGDDLLLTNYKGGEYRYPDPGGRIGLDGYRFKGGPAREQVPMP comes from the coding sequence ATGAAATTTGATACAGTTATAACGGAGGACTTTGAGCCTCCCAGTATTGGCGTAATGCCTGTTTCCCCTGAAACAAAGGCATTACATTCAAAGACCAAAGTAACAACCCTCCGACGTGTTTACAGTTCTCCAAAATTTAAGACAGGCCAGAAAACAACATTATTCAGAAAGAAATATTTTCCTGAAGCCTCGCCTGTTGAATGGAACAACTGGCAGTGGCAGCTCAGAAACAGGATCCGTGATCTTGACAGCCTGAAGCAGATCATTCATCTGAGCGATGATGAGATAAAGGCCATTGGTCTATCCGAAAACGGATTGCCTCTAAATATTACACCCTATTATGCAAGCCTTATTGACAGGGATAATTCCAACCACCCAATCAGAAAGGCAATAGTCCCTGTAACAGCCGAGTCCATACTCTCTTATGGCGAGGATGAAGACCCTCTTCATGAAGATTCTGACAGCCCTTTACACGGGCTTGTACACAGGTATCCTGATCGGGTACTTTTTCTTGTGACAGACTTCTGCTCAAGTTACTGCAGGTATTGCACGCGCTCACGCATGGTAGGAATGAGCCAGTGCCCTGTATCTGACAGAACCAGGTGGGAAAAGGCCATCAACTACATCAGCGAGAACAGGTCGGTAAGGGATGTCCTTCTTTCAGGAGGAGATCCTCTCACTCTTTCAGATGAATCACTGGAATGGCTTCTTTCAAACTTGAGAAAGATCGAGCATGTGGAGATGATCAGGATAGGCACAAAGGTGCCTGTTGTACTGCCGCAGAGAATTACACCATCATTGACAAGGATGCTCAAGAAATATCATCCCCTCTGGATGAGCATCCATTTTACACATCCTGAGGAGCTGACACCGGAAACAGCCCAGGCATGTGAAAGGCTTGCTGATGCGGGCATACCTCTGGGAAGCCAGACCGTTCTATTATCTGGCATTAATGATAATGTGGAGACTATCAAGTCCCTTGTTCATGGTCTCTTAAAGATAAGGGTAAAACCATATTATCTTTACCAGTGCGACCCTATCCCCGGTTCAGGCCATGTGCGCACATCCGTGGAAAAGGGGCTTGAGATCATTAACGGGCTCAGGGGACATACAACCGGTTATGCAATTCCCTCTTATGTGATCGACGCCCCTGGCGGAGGAGGCAAGATACCTCTTCTCCCGGACTATATTACAGGAAGGGATGGGGATGACCTGCTCCTTACCAATTATAAGGGCGGTGAGTACCGCTATCCTGACCCGGGCGGAAGGATTGGCCTTGATGGATACCGCTTTAAGGGCGGACCTGCCAGGGAACAGGTGCCCATGCCATGA
- the lpxK gene encoding tetraacyldisaccharide 4'-kinase, producing the protein MRLRQTEWSHIHEARGLHLYTIPLAFLSILYGAGVRARNLILKNRGKRLPGFVMSIGNITAGGTGKTPAVIMVAAWAKAQGYRVAVLSRGYGGKLKKGAQVVSDGKDILVGPEVSGDEPWQIAGSLKDVPVVVSPSRYLAGMEAKKKFDTEFFILDDGFQHIRLARDLDVVLADAKSPFGNMHMLPWGPLREPLSGLRRADIVVFTRSKGISPCCTNPYIANKPVFTGDHLPDNIIYPCTGEANDLSAVRGRPVMAFSGIARPESFRKGLEDLGANILSFRAFGDHYPFTRADLIKLDEERRAVKADMLITTEKDWARIQEIVPDEKNIALLSIKFVIEPDEKAFYSIIKERADKILGH; encoded by the coding sequence ATGAGATTGCGCCAAACAGAGTGGTCACACATCCATGAGGCAAGAGGCCTTCACCTCTATACTATTCCCCTTGCATTTTTGTCTATTTTATATGGAGCAGGTGTAAGGGCGAGGAACCTGATACTTAAGAACAGGGGAAAAAGGCTCCCAGGTTTTGTCATGAGTATTGGCAACATAACTGCCGGTGGAACCGGTAAGACACCCGCGGTTATTATGGTTGCAGCATGGGCAAAGGCACAGGGGTACAGGGTTGCTGTGCTTTCACGCGGGTATGGGGGAAAATTAAAAAAAGGGGCACAGGTTGTTTCAGACGGAAAGGATATCCTTGTCGGGCCTGAGGTATCAGGGGATGAGCCCTGGCAGATTGCAGGGTCATTAAAGGATGTGCCCGTTGTTGTATCCCCTTCCAGATACCTTGCAGGCATGGAGGCAAAAAAAAAGTTTGATACAGAATTTTTTATACTGGATGACGGGTTCCAGCACATACGCCTTGCGCGTGATCTGGATGTAGTGCTTGCCGATGCAAAGAGCCCATTCGGGAACATGCACATGCTTCCATGGGGGCCGTTAAGGGAGCCTCTTTCCGGGTTAAGGCGCGCTGATATAGTAGTATTTACCCGCTCCAAAGGCATTTCTCCCTGCTGTACCAATCCATATATTGCCAATAAGCCTGTTTTTACAGGTGACCATCTCCCTGATAATATTATCTATCCCTGCACAGGTGAGGCGAATGACCTGTCCGCTGTCAGGGGCAGGCCTGTAATGGCCTTTTCAGGTATTGCAAGGCCTGAATCATTCAGGAAAGGCCTTGAAGATTTAGGGGCAAACATATTATCATTCAGGGCCTTTGGGGATCATTACCCCTTCACCAGGGCGGACCTCATTAAACTCGACGAGGAGAGAAGGGCTGTAAAGGCTGATATGCTTATTACCACGGAAAAGGACTGGGCAAGGATACAGGAGATTGTCCCCGATGAAAAAAATATTGCCCTGCTTTCCATTAAATTTGTTATTGAACCGGACGAGAAGGCATTCTATAGTATTATTAAGGAAAGGGCCGATAAAATACTTGGCCATTAA
- a CDS encoding PAS domain S-box protein: MQKYQESATQDRKRQRREWIVILCLILVILPLYYVGIKYFDLGLDLPGSNSTLIFFLININIIILLGLLYLTVRNLVKLLFERKKSIMGARLRSKLVLAFILLSLMPTIILFFVSAQFISSSIEYWYNIPIERSLRNSIDLGQDYYEKSYQKIFDFGSNISRIITYDGLTPVTKNSDLVKFVNDKLNQYGFSRIRYYSQKMELRVSAQDRNQDLEYFTGPTQQELEESFNAATELRLKESSDYGELISGIIPIFSRTGNRAVVGLLVIDELLPAKFANKLKSVTNGLEEYQQSKMLKRPVKAIHMILLSIVTLLIIFISVWFGFYLSKGITVPIQELAEGTERIASGDYNFFIDLEAADEIGVLVNSFNRMTLDLKNSKKQIEEANEELIKSNMEIEQRRRYMEIVLTNVGAGVISADMEGRLLTVNKSAENMLGIQAGDVVGKNYREVMNPEQVRVINDFMADKGFRKQGYMQNQIRLVTADNKNLTLIVSLNMLRDEQGRYSGLVAVFDDFSEIEKAQREAAWRQVARRIAHEVKNPLTPIQLSAQRIKKRIGNKLDEDDAQMLNECTDMIVKEAEVLKRLVNEFSTYARMPAISPAPADLNKAVSEAVALYQVTQNNVTVSLKDSAFVPVFSFDNEQIKRVMINLLDNAITAAGPGGEVNVNLSYDKGLDLARIEVSDNGEGVPDEDKKRIFEPYFSTKSHGTGLGLAIVNQIIKDHRGFVDVVDNHPMGTRFIVELPVSV; the protein is encoded by the coding sequence ATGCAAAAATATCAGGAGTCTGCAACACAGGACAGGAAGAGACAGAGACGGGAATGGATTGTTATCCTCTGCCTGATCCTTGTAATACTGCCACTCTACTACGTGGGCATAAAATATTTTGATCTGGGCCTGGACCTGCCCGGATCAAACAGTACCCTGATCTTTTTCCTTATCAACATAAATATAATAATCCTGCTTGGTCTCCTTTACCTGACTGTCAGAAACCTGGTAAAGCTGCTTTTCGAGAGAAAAAAGAGCATCATGGGTGCAAGGCTCAGGAGCAAGCTTGTACTTGCATTTATACTGCTATCCCTGATGCCTACCATAATCCTGTTTTTTGTCTCAGCTCAGTTTATATCGAGCTCAATAGAGTACTGGTACAATATCCCTATAGAAAGGTCACTCAGGAATTCCATAGATCTGGGGCAGGATTATTATGAAAAGAGCTACCAAAAGATATTTGATTTCGGCAGCAATATCAGCCGGATTATAACCTATGACGGGCTCACACCTGTTACAAAGAACTCCGACCTGGTGAAGTTTGTGAATGACAAGCTTAATCAGTACGGCTTTTCACGGATACGTTACTATTCCCAGAAGATGGAGCTGAGGGTCTCTGCCCAGGACAGAAACCAGGACCTGGAATACTTTACAGGCCCCACGCAGCAGGAGCTTGAGGAAAGCTTCAATGCCGCTACCGAACTCAGGTTAAAGGAATCATCCGATTATGGTGAACTTATAAGCGGGATAATCCCAATATTTTCACGCACAGGCAACCGCGCGGTTGTAGGTCTCCTTGTAATTGATGAACTCCTTCCCGCGAAATTCGCCAACAAGCTTAAAAGTGTTACTAACGGTCTTGAGGAGTACCAGCAGTCAAAGATGCTTAAGAGGCCGGTGAAGGCCATACACATGATCCTTCTCTCCATCGTGACACTGCTTATTATCTTCATATCCGTATGGTTCGGGTTTTATCTCTCAAAGGGGATTACCGTACCCATACAGGAGCTTGCCGAAGGGACTGAAAGGATCGCATCAGGTGATTATAATTTTTTTATAGACCTTGAGGCTGCAGACGAGATAGGAGTGCTTGTCAACTCATTCAACAGAATGACCCTTGACCTTAAAAACAGCAAGAAACAGATTGAGGAGGCGAATGAGGAGCTGATAAAGAGCAACATGGAGATCGAGCAGAGGCGACGCTATATGGAGATCGTACTCACCAATGTCGGCGCAGGGGTTATATCAGCTGACATGGAAGGGAGACTGCTGACAGTTAATAAATCAGCTGAAAATATGCTGGGGATACAGGCAGGGGATGTTGTGGGGAAAAACTACAGGGAGGTAATGAACCCGGAACAGGTAAGGGTGATTAACGATTTCATGGCTGATAAGGGGTTCAGGAAACAGGGTTATATGCAGAATCAGATAAGGCTCGTTACTGCTGATAACAAAAACCTCACGCTGATAGTCTCCCTCAATATGCTTAGGGACGAACAGGGCAGATATTCTGGTCTGGTAGCGGTATTTGACGATTTCAGCGAGATAGAAAAGGCACAGAGAGAGGCCGCGTGGCGACAGGTTGCACGGCGCATCGCCCATGAGGTAAAGAACCCCCTTACACCGATCCAGCTGTCAGCACAGCGTATAAAAAAACGTATAGGAAACAAGCTTGATGAAGATGATGCACAGATGCTTAACGAATGTACTGATATGATTGTAAAAGAGGCAGAGGTTCTTAAAAGGCTTGTAAACGAATTTTCCACCTATGCCAGGATGCCTGCGATTAGCCCTGCGCCAGCAGACCTGAACAAGGCTGTCAGTGAGGCGGTTGCCCTTTATCAGGTAACACAGAACAATGTGACAGTATCCTTAAAAGATTCAGCCTTTGTGCCAGTATTCAGTTTTGATAATGAACAGATAAAAAGGGTCATGATAAACCTGCTTGATAATGCGATTACAGCGGCAGGCCCTGGAGGCGAGGTCAATGTAAACCTCTCATATGACAAAGGGCTTGATCTGGCAAGGATAGAGGTCTCTGATAATGGCGAAGGGGTGCCGGACGAGGATAAAAAGAGGATATTCGAGCCATATTTTTCAACCAAGAGTCATGGCACAGGCCTTGGACTTGCCATTGTTAACCAGATCATTAAGGATCACAGGGGTTTTGTTGATGTGGTGGACAATCACCCTATGGGGACACGTTTTATAGTGGAACTCCCTGTGAGCGTGTAA